In the Arthrobacter sp. 31Y genome, one interval contains:
- a CDS encoding arginase family protein, with the protein MLRQPPRGFAGLAVGADPRDLGSARVAILGVASSVGSPHNGAENGPAFLRAASRRYTWGYPDGCLMNAETGRTDFAAVDLGDIVPVGSSAQEVAEEIEGVVAVLDPRSVPCVIGGDHSITAGVIDGLIARGTAPARVIQFDQHLDIQLWRPVTSTRVDPLFNTNVMTHVGERLGRRSVLQVGIDPFVAISASSAGEMPGRLDVSAGIIPVTSPVLRDEAGLVEALGSDVPT; encoded by the coding sequence ATGCTTAGACAACCACCGCGCGGGTTTGCCGGACTTGCCGTCGGTGCGGACCCACGCGACCTTGGAAGTGCCCGTGTGGCGATTCTTGGAGTGGCATCCTCAGTTGGCTCTCCACACAACGGTGCGGAAAACGGCCCGGCGTTTCTTCGGGCTGCTTCCCGCCGATATACCTGGGGCTACCCTGATGGTTGCCTGATGAACGCGGAGACTGGTCGAACGGATTTCGCCGCCGTTGATCTGGGGGACATCGTTCCGGTCGGGTCCTCTGCCCAGGAAGTCGCGGAAGAGATCGAAGGTGTCGTCGCCGTCCTCGATCCCCGTTCTGTGCCATGCGTCATCGGCGGCGACCACAGCATTACGGCGGGAGTAATCGACGGTCTCATTGCGAGGGGAACTGCGCCTGCCAGAGTCATTCAGTTCGACCAGCACCTTGACATTCAACTGTGGCGGCCGGTGACTTCAACGCGTGTGGATCCACTTTTCAACACAAACGTCATGACCCACGTCGGGGAGAGGCTGGGGCGTCGAAGTGTGCTCCAGGTGGGGATCGATCCATTTGTTGCGATCAGCGCGTCGTCAGCGGGGGAGATGCCAGGGCGCCTCGACGTGAGCGCGGGCATCATCCCCGTGACGTCCCCGGTGCTTCGGGATGAAGCGGGTTTGGTTGAAGCGCTCGGCTCCGATGTGCCAACCTAG
- a CDS encoding type I restriction-modification system subunit M, producing MITGEIKSQVDKVWNTFWSGGISNPLEVIEQITYLLFLKRLDENHTRAEAQANLLGEPIENAVFPEGVDPQGRPYSDLRWSKFKDFGQTEMFTVFQQSIFPFLRTELTKQSNGEDSTYSHHMKDAQFKIPNAGVLKQVVDVIDSINMEGRDTKGDLYEYMLSKLASAGTNGQFRTPRHIIDLMVAMTAPQPLEAICDPAAGTCGFLVQAGEYLRTNNSNLLTNDETSKFFHHEQFHGFDFDSTMLRIGSMNMLLHGVENPDVSYRDSLADLHSIEEEKYNVILANPPFAGSLDYENVSKELLNVVKTKKTELLFLALFIKLLKPGGRAAVIVPDGVLFGSTGGHKSLRKTLVEGHKLDAVVKLPSGVFKPYAGVSTAILFFTKTNSGGTDNVWFYDVKSDGFSLDDKRTPLASSDLEDVLSRWNQRTTAELERARTEQTFCVPLSEIVANDYDLSLNRYKEIEYEEVAHEAPEEILAALDELEAEITEGMNELRELLT from the coding sequence GTGATCACAGGTGAAATCAAGTCCCAAGTAGACAAGGTCTGGAATACGTTCTGGAGCGGCGGTATCTCGAACCCGCTGGAAGTCATCGAACAGATCACCTACCTCTTGTTCCTCAAGCGCCTCGACGAGAACCACACACGGGCAGAGGCACAGGCCAACCTCTTGGGCGAGCCGATTGAGAACGCGGTTTTCCCCGAAGGCGTCGATCCTCAGGGCCGCCCCTACTCGGACCTCCGCTGGTCGAAGTTCAAGGACTTCGGCCAAACAGAGATGTTCACGGTCTTCCAGCAGAGCATCTTCCCGTTCCTCCGCACTGAACTGACCAAGCAGTCCAACGGTGAAGATTCCACCTATAGCCACCACATGAAGGATGCTCAGTTCAAGATCCCGAACGCGGGTGTCTTGAAGCAGGTGGTGGATGTCATCGACTCCATCAACATGGAGGGTCGCGACACCAAGGGCGATCTCTACGAGTACATGTTGTCGAAGCTGGCGTCGGCGGGTACCAACGGACAGTTCCGAACCCCGCGGCACATCATCGACCTCATGGTCGCGATGACAGCACCCCAGCCGCTCGAAGCCATCTGTGACCCGGCCGCCGGCACCTGCGGCTTCCTGGTTCAGGCCGGCGAATACCTCCGCACGAACAACAGCAATCTCCTCACCAATGACGAGACGAGCAAGTTCTTCCATCACGAGCAGTTCCACGGCTTCGACTTCGACTCCACCATGCTTCGCATCGGTTCCATGAACATGCTCCTCCATGGGGTCGAGAACCCGGACGTGTCCTACCGCGATTCACTTGCCGACCTGCACTCCATCGAAGAAGAAAAATACAACGTCATCCTCGCCAATCCGCCATTCGCCGGCAGCTTGGACTACGAGAATGTGTCGAAGGAGCTGCTGAACGTCGTCAAAACGAAGAAGACGGAACTCCTCTTCCTGGCACTGTTCATCAAGCTGCTCAAGCCAGGCGGCCGGGCTGCAGTTATCGTTCCTGACGGCGTTCTCTTCGGCTCAACCGGCGGTCACAAGTCCCTCCGAAAGACATTGGTCGAAGGGCACAAACTCGACGCCGTCGTCAAACTCCCGTCCGGCGTCTTCAAGCCCTACGCCGGTGTCTCTACCGCTATCCTCTTCTTCACGAAGACCAACTCCGGCGGCACGGACAACGTCTGGTTCTACGACGTAAAGTCCGACGGCTTCAGCCTCGACGATAAGCGCACACCACTCGCGTCTTCCGACCTCGAGGACGTCCTCTCGCGTTGGAATCAGCGCACGACGGCGGAACTTGAGCGGGCGCGCACAGAACAGACTTTCTGTGTTCCGCTTTCAGAGATTGTGGCGAACGACTACGACCTCTCGCTGAACCGGTACAAGGAGATCGAGTACGAAGAGGTCGCGCATGAGGCCCCGGAGGAAATCCTGGCAGCGCTCGACGAACTCGAGGCCGAGATCACGGAGGGCATGAACGAGCTGCGGGAGCTGCTGACGTGA
- a CDS encoding PKD domain-containing protein codes for MQTLKRVSVALIASTFMALTMQCGIASAKDPKIDIGYVDNGLNLSASQWTRDPATGSFTPFVEGSSAGSDDPNQYLADTHCRADGPDTKDPGCDALECPATATGGEEGTPVIWKESPKAITNPGWTDWIPVSGPTCLYDPEPENVLANIAARILTDFRQLPINPGTLEAQPFPHTLKGGPTNFYTTAAEQAFDLTILGQTVHLTATPANHSYSFGDGTTLGPTPATGYPIPETEWLSNQTRTSHIYTNTGNYPATLTTNFTGTYSVNNGPPLPINGTLDITTPAKTIHVWKTEKALVADTCQENPNSWGCPGAETR; via the coding sequence ATGCAGACTCTCAAGCGTGTCAGCGTCGCTCTTATCGCTTCCACCTTCATGGCACTGACGATGCAATGCGGAATCGCCAGTGCCAAAGACCCAAAGATAGACATTGGGTACGTCGACAATGGGCTGAACCTCAGTGCGTCCCAGTGGACCAGAGACCCCGCCACCGGCAGCTTCACACCGTTCGTTGAAGGCAGCAGCGCGGGTTCTGACGACCCGAATCAGTACTTGGCCGATACCCACTGCCGTGCCGACGGACCCGACACGAAGGACCCCGGCTGCGACGCCCTCGAATGCCCGGCCACCGCAACCGGCGGCGAAGAAGGCACACCGGTCATATGGAAAGAATCCCCCAAAGCAATCACCAACCCCGGCTGGACAGACTGGATACCAGTCAGCGGCCCCACCTGCCTCTACGACCCCGAACCCGAGAACGTCCTGGCCAACATCGCCGCCCGGATCCTCACCGACTTCCGACAACTCCCCATCAACCCCGGAACCCTCGAAGCCCAACCCTTCCCCCACACCCTCAAAGGCGGACCCACCAACTTCTACACCACCGCCGCCGAACAGGCCTTCGACCTCACCATCCTCGGCCAAACAGTCCACCTCACCGCCACACCCGCCAACCACAGCTACAGCTTCGGCGACGGCACCACCCTCGGACCCACACCAGCCACCGGCTACCCCATCCCCGAAACCGAATGGCTCAGCAACCAAACCCGCACCAGCCACATCTACACAAACACCGGCAACTACCCAGCAACCCTCACCACCAACTTCACCGGCACCTACTCCGTCAACAACGGACCACCACTACCCATCAACGGCACCCTCGACATCACCACACCCGCCAAAACCATCCACGTCTGGAAAACAGAAAAAGCACTCGTCGCCGACACCTGCCAAGAAAACCCCAACTCCTGGGGCTGCCCCGGAGCAGAGACCAGATAA
- a CDS encoding DUF6318 family protein → MSRLSFATFPFVHVRTAVFGLTAIVLLSGCQGGSAPSATPSETSSTTASPTTSAPAPAVSATAIPTAAAVYKPADAMGKAQNVPVPVMPELAKENSKAGLEAFIGYWYAQLSYSYETGSTDQLTPLSSPTCALCASLRKGVESAWLDGRWITGATIKSATIETDFDPSISTQVAVVQVIQEPIEIRVADGSLYQDPTAATNSASRAALRFENQRWLLTDLGLIR, encoded by the coding sequence ATGTCACGCCTTTCGTTTGCCACTTTTCCTTTTGTTCACGTCCGAACAGCTGTATTTGGCCTGACCGCTATCGTCCTCCTGAGCGGTTGCCAGGGCGGCTCCGCACCGAGCGCCACACCTTCGGAGACAAGCTCGACGACGGCGTCGCCCACCACGAGCGCTCCGGCTCCGGCGGTTTCGGCTACTGCCATTCCCACCGCAGCCGCTGTCTACAAACCCGCTGACGCGATGGGGAAGGCGCAGAACGTGCCGGTTCCCGTGATGCCAGAGCTGGCGAAGGAGAACTCGAAGGCCGGGCTGGAGGCGTTTATTGGGTACTGGTACGCGCAGCTGAGCTACAGCTACGAGACGGGTTCTACCGACCAACTGACGCCGCTCAGTAGTCCGACATGCGCCTTATGTGCGTCCCTCCGCAAGGGTGTGGAGAGCGCTTGGCTGGACGGGCGGTGGATCACCGGGGCAACCATCAAGTCAGCGACCATTGAGACTGACTTCGATCCATCAATCTCCACCCAAGTCGCCGTCGTACAGGTCATCCAAGAACCCATTGAAATCAGGGTGGCTGACGGATCGCTTTATCAGGACCCCACGGCCGCAACGAATTCAGCAAGTCGAGCAGCCCTGAGGTTTGAGAACCAACGGTGGCTACTGACCGACCTTGGCTTGATCCGTTAG
- a CDS encoding PQQ-like beta-propeller repeat protein yields MLTDDQVLVAFNASPLPVAGMGVIIGGEDGRVRFLNGTMQREYWVRRLDAGIYSSPVAVPGTADFLVASTGGMVVRFDLRGRALWTAALSGQILGTIAFSPDGEKAYVPVFGHRLVTLNVASGSVEWTLETASETYKHTYAYHRAPYASPVVFESGEVMVVDHDDVVCMQADGSLQWRARASGIIRSSPTISAEMVVCATTEGVLHRWTRSGVQLPEIGMDGRIDGSLASEQGLVVVPVRGRGIIAIDAVAGIQKWQWAGGGLFEYTSLVAGEEQTVLFTSDRGTVCCLDTYSGSFLWESSQIIGRPDHPTEVHTSPMPCGDGSLYVASYNGDCYRFGHPMLEDTESEQIP; encoded by the coding sequence TTGCTCACGGATGATCAAGTCCTGGTCGCCTTCAATGCGAGCCCCCTTCCTGTGGCCGGGATGGGTGTGATTATCGGCGGAGAAGACGGCCGCGTCCGATTCCTGAACGGGACCATGCAACGCGAGTACTGGGTTCGACGTCTCGACGCGGGGATCTACTCTTCGCCCGTTGCTGTTCCGGGAACTGCCGATTTTCTGGTCGCAAGCACGGGAGGGATGGTTGTTCGTTTCGATCTTAGGGGCCGTGCACTTTGGACCGCTGCTCTTTCCGGCCAGATTTTGGGAACTATCGCCTTCTCACCGGACGGAGAGAAGGCCTATGTCCCGGTTTTCGGACACCGGCTGGTTACCCTCAATGTTGCGTCCGGATCTGTCGAGTGGACCCTCGAGACCGCGTCCGAAACCTATAAGCACACTTATGCCTACCACCGCGCGCCCTACGCCTCACCCGTGGTTTTTGAATCCGGCGAAGTAATGGTGGTGGACCACGATGATGTGGTCTGCATGCAAGCGGACGGGTCTCTCCAATGGCGTGCCAGAGCCAGCGGAATCATCAGGTCTTCGCCCACGATATCCGCGGAAATGGTGGTCTGCGCAACGACAGAAGGAGTCCTTCATCGATGGACCCGAAGCGGAGTGCAGCTGCCAGAAATAGGAATGGATGGTCGGATTGATGGGAGTCTCGCATCCGAGCAAGGACTCGTCGTTGTCCCGGTCCGCGGCCGAGGAATCATAGCCATTGACGCGGTGGCCGGGATTCAGAAATGGCAATGGGCGGGGGGCGGCCTCTTCGAGTACACGTCCCTCGTCGCTGGTGAAGAACAAACTGTGCTCTTCACCAGCGACCGTGGAACTGTGTGCTGCCTTGACACGTACAGCGGTTCGTTCCTGTGGGAGTCCTCGCAAATTATTGGGCGGCCTGATCATCCCACCGAGGTTCACACATCACCGATGCCCTGTGGTGATGGCAGCTTGTATGTAGCTTCCTACAATGGCGATTGCTACCGCTTTGGCCACCCCATGCTGGAAGACACGGAAAGTGAGCAAATACCATGA
- a CDS encoding RNA-binding S4 domain-containing protein: MMSIPSSSPANVRVDAWLWAIRAYKTRSAATAACRAGHIRVNGNPVKASQSVIIGDTIRVRESGWERILEVRRLIAKRVGAEAASHCFTDHTPPRPVAPKLGLPQRDRGAGRPTKKDRRDMEKLRG; this comes from the coding sequence ATGATGAGCATCCCGTCTTCGTCCCCGGCCAACGTCCGCGTCGACGCTTGGCTGTGGGCGATCCGTGCGTACAAGACCCGTTCCGCTGCCACCGCCGCCTGCCGGGCCGGGCACATCCGCGTCAACGGGAACCCGGTTAAGGCATCGCAGAGCGTGATCATTGGAGACACCATCCGCGTCCGCGAGTCCGGCTGGGAGCGGATCCTGGAAGTGCGGCGACTCATCGCGAAGCGCGTAGGCGCCGAAGCCGCCTCCCACTGCTTCACCGACCACACTCCCCCGCGCCCCGTTGCCCCGAAGCTCGGACTCCCCCAGCGCGACCGCGGCGCCGGCCGCCCCACCAAGAAGGACCGCCGGGATATGGAGAAGCTGCGGGGCTAG
- a CDS encoding MATE family efflux transporter: MSQRVSSTEEPAASSAAAHTILSPRTFVSLAGTMFAVDLLSAGNGAIDLAFVASFGALMVAGIGLGDLVTALFMAFFAGIIDVFAVKLARAEGRSDASRLLPKLFAALLLVAAVWTAAGMVVTRIVPLIFDLVGSEPAVAAIATDYLAVRMIGIPFTLALAAVSVTLRIVGRQRASIVLIATVFVLNAAFNAALVYGPLKVLAANPVMAVAIATVIAQVLTAACGVVVLARHFSRGRGESVGEDAQPRIIPLTREMFVTSLGVGLRQMNNYAAAVVPFMLISRLDVATVAAAAVATRIWTLYCRVPQATLSAVGVFVGYSRGRSQRDAHAVVQRSRKYVVWPSFIAAAGVAATVPVFAKVFGGDEVDVGLVWVLTAAYLIAVPAYVVENLCGEILTVEQRAAWLSLPSTVVTYLVTIPMAIVGILVWESATVAVASAAVASLLLALRYSMRTRQLGYRIIGRI; the protein is encoded by the coding sequence ATGTCACAACGAGTCAGTTCAACGGAGGAGCCGGCGGCGTCGAGCGCTGCCGCCCACACCATCCTTTCGCCACGAACGTTTGTCTCCCTGGCCGGGACCATGTTTGCAGTCGATCTCCTCAGCGCAGGAAATGGAGCCATAGACCTGGCCTTCGTGGCCTCGTTTGGTGCCCTCATGGTGGCGGGCATAGGTTTGGGCGATCTCGTAACCGCACTCTTCATGGCCTTCTTCGCGGGAATCATCGACGTTTTTGCTGTGAAGTTGGCTCGTGCCGAGGGGCGGAGCGATGCCAGCAGGTTATTGCCCAAACTGTTTGCCGCGCTGCTTCTCGTTGCTGCCGTATGGACTGCTGCCGGGATGGTGGTCACTCGGATCGTTCCCCTCATCTTTGACCTTGTGGGCTCCGAGCCTGCTGTGGCTGCCATAGCCACCGACTACTTGGCCGTCCGGATGATTGGCATCCCCTTCACGTTGGCTCTGGCTGCCGTCTCGGTCACCCTCCGCATCGTGGGGCGACAACGGGCTTCGATTGTCCTCATTGCCACCGTGTTTGTGTTGAATGCAGCCTTCAATGCCGCCTTGGTTTACGGCCCGCTGAAAGTGCTGGCAGCCAACCCGGTGATGGCGGTGGCCATTGCTACCGTGATCGCACAGGTTCTCACTGCTGCCTGCGGGGTAGTTGTCCTCGCGCGGCATTTCTCCCGAGGTCGTGGGGAAAGCGTAGGAGAGGATGCACAACCCCGGATCATTCCGCTGACCCGGGAGATGTTTGTAACAAGCCTTGGAGTCGGGCTAAGGCAAATGAATAACTACGCCGCTGCCGTGGTGCCCTTCATGCTCATCAGCCGTTTGGACGTTGCCACTGTTGCCGCGGCAGCGGTGGCAACGAGGATCTGGACTCTCTATTGCCGGGTTCCTCAGGCCACCCTCAGCGCTGTTGGTGTTTTTGTTGGGTACTCACGAGGAAGAAGTCAGCGGGACGCCCACGCTGTGGTGCAGCGTTCGCGTAAGTATGTTGTGTGGCCCAGTTTCATCGCAGCGGCTGGTGTGGCAGCTACCGTTCCCGTCTTTGCCAAGGTCTTTGGCGGCGATGAGGTTGACGTCGGATTGGTGTGGGTACTGACTGCTGCCTATCTCATCGCAGTGCCCGCCTATGTTGTAGAGAATTTGTGCGGGGAGATCTTGACGGTGGAACAGCGGGCTGCGTGGCTCTCCCTTCCGTCAACCGTCGTCACGTATCTGGTCACCATCCCGATGGCCATCGTCGGGATCTTGGTATGGGAATCAGCCACCGTTGCCGTTGCCTCCGCAGCAGTGGCGTCGCTTCTTCTTGCCCTGAGGTACAGCATGCGGACAAGGCAGCTCGGCTATCGGATTATCGGGCGGATCTGA
- a CDS encoding DUF3817 domain-containing protein produces MQPRTLFRTVAFAEAVTWTLLLIGLFLKYVTRTTDVGVSIAGGIHGFVFLCYAATAAFTWINQKWSTRTGLLAIGSAVIPYATIPTEKSLDRRGLLDGGWRLATGGEKPQGGFEKAQAWVLRNPILAVVVTLVAVGAVFSFLLFMGPPGTWFS; encoded by the coding sequence ATGCAGCCCCGTACCTTGTTCCGTACCGTTGCTTTTGCCGAGGCCGTGACATGGACGCTGTTGCTGATCGGGCTGTTCCTCAAGTACGTCACGCGCACAACAGACGTTGGTGTGAGCATTGCCGGGGGGATCCACGGTTTCGTGTTCCTTTGCTACGCCGCGACGGCCGCATTCACCTGGATCAACCAGAAGTGGTCCACACGTACAGGCCTGCTCGCCATCGGTTCTGCCGTTATTCCCTATGCCACCATCCCGACGGAGAAGTCGCTGGACCGCCGAGGACTCCTCGACGGCGGATGGCGCTTGGCTACCGGGGGCGAGAAGCCTCAAGGAGGCTTCGAGAAAGCCCAGGCTTGGGTTCTGCGGAACCCGATCCTCGCCGTAGTTGTCACCCTGGTTGCCGTGGGGGCCGTCTTTAGCTTCCTATTGTTCATGGGCCCTCCAGGTACCTGGTTCTCCTAA
- a CDS encoding restriction endonuclease subunit S has product MTSALTIKGKTSQTWSRASLGEHVDILSGFAFDSKLFSGSGGMPLIRIRDVVRGRTETRYTGKYDSRFVVYPGDLLVGMDGDFNRALWSSEPALLNQRVCKVISNPETLDPRYLYHFLPGALLEIWHQTPFATVKHLSAKGIRAISIPLPRVEEQRRIAAILDKADEMRAKRRQAIAHLDTLTQSIFYSMFGDPVQNPYGLDRVSLTEVGRLYSGGTPSKEVTDNWIGSTPWFSPKDLKKARLFDSIDHISPQVPANTSLRLLPIGTVVFVVRGMILAHSFPVALLECEATINQDLKAILPTKEVVPEFLLACLQAQQEYVVGLVETAAHGTKKVTTETLNKAWVFDVKLDVQQTFASRVAAVERLKETHRKHLAELDALFASLQSRAFKGEL; this is encoded by the coding sequence GTGACTTCCGCACTGACAATAAAAGGGAAGACCTCGCAGACTTGGAGCCGCGCCAGTCTCGGCGAGCACGTGGATATCTTGTCCGGGTTCGCGTTTGATTCAAAGCTCTTTTCAGGCTCGGGGGGAATGCCTCTGATCCGCATTCGGGATGTTGTCCGGGGACGAACTGAGACCCGTTATACCGGTAAGTACGACAGCCGATTCGTCGTGTACCCAGGCGACTTGCTCGTCGGCATGGATGGTGATTTCAATCGCGCGCTGTGGTCGAGCGAACCGGCACTCCTCAATCAACGAGTCTGCAAAGTCATATCCAATCCTGAGACTCTGGACCCGCGATATCTCTACCACTTTCTGCCCGGGGCTTTGCTCGAAATCTGGCATCAGACACCTTTCGCAACGGTCAAGCATCTGTCGGCAAAGGGAATTCGGGCTATATCGATCCCTCTTCCGCGTGTCGAGGAACAGCGGAGGATTGCGGCGATTTTGGACAAGGCTGACGAGATGCGCGCCAAGCGCCGCCAAGCCATCGCCCACCTCGACACGCTCACCCAATCGATCTTCTACTCCATGTTCGGCGACCCAGTTCAGAATCCCTACGGACTGGACAGGGTTTCACTTACCGAAGTCGGCCGCCTCTACAGCGGGGGAACTCCCTCGAAAGAAGTCACGGACAACTGGATTGGGTCCACTCCCTGGTTTAGCCCGAAAGACCTCAAAAAAGCCCGACTTTTCGACTCCATCGACCACATCTCACCCCAAGTACCCGCCAACACTTCCCTGCGGCTCTTACCGATCGGGACTGTCGTTTTTGTTGTCAGGGGAATGATCCTGGCACATTCCTTTCCGGTGGCATTGCTTGAGTGCGAAGCAACGATCAATCAGGACCTTAAAGCAATTCTCCCTACTAAGGAGGTTGTTCCCGAATTTCTGCTGGCATGTCTTCAGGCACAGCAGGAATACGTAGTCGGACTCGTGGAGACAGCAGCGCATGGAACGAAGAAGGTGACAACTGAGACCCTGAACAAGGCTTGGGTCTTTGACGTAAAACTTGACGTGCAGCAGACCTTCGCAAGCCGGGTCGCCGCCGTCGAGCGCTTGAAGGAAACGCACCGCAAGCACTTAGCCGAACTAGACGCGCTCTTCGCGTCCCTCCAAAGCCGTGCATTCAAGGGAGAGCTCTGA
- a CDS encoding tetratricopeptide repeat protein, whose amino-acid sequence MISRIDHAKSISKALNISEIAGWDRWNSFTETIIGFDLPSQQDEIVEFSRENVAAFTATIPGDYYYPIGQVFEPDVVREVCDLQGLDYEEVTMLRAHGGERVSELQERLGRVESMDDADVVVLASALVTLSRFELADRVLTRAGERGARFQFEAALLRYIIGNRTQGRGLEVNLMSEVRRTAASSEVPAHRLLDACSIAVVWYLKGVGVTKEDFEWFARTGNKVVLEQGSKIPAVSTSAWYRGVAMIPAEIGDVSRTRALMNEAAVSAQKAMEDSDGPFARNLHKTYLESSVKEHLYVSRDEEKALQAAKDLVAWDPLWSVSAGEYADVLAAFGRFELAAETYDRATSLGAPYVTHHLRKAAQQYSKAGMTDKAIARYLVLASMLPQPSEVLAAVDVMLDEDTDAALVAVRQQLAAS is encoded by the coding sequence TTGATATCACGTATTGACCATGCCAAATCGATCAGCAAAGCTCTGAATATTTCCGAGATTGCCGGATGGGACCGCTGGAACTCTTTCACTGAAACAATTATTGGATTTGACTTACCTTCGCAGCAAGACGAGATCGTGGAGTTTTCCCGCGAGAACGTGGCGGCGTTCACAGCCACCATCCCGGGCGACTACTACTATCCGATAGGGCAGGTTTTCGAGCCGGATGTCGTTCGGGAAGTGTGCGACCTTCAAGGGCTCGACTACGAAGAGGTGACGATGCTTCGTGCTCACGGCGGTGAACGCGTGAGTGAACTCCAGGAGCGTTTGGGCCGGGTTGAGTCGATGGACGACGCTGACGTTGTCGTCCTGGCCAGTGCGCTGGTTACACTGTCGCGGTTTGAACTTGCAGACAGGGTGCTGACGCGTGCAGGTGAACGGGGAGCACGTTTCCAGTTCGAGGCTGCTTTGCTTCGCTACATCATTGGAAACCGCACGCAAGGACGCGGACTGGAGGTGAACCTGATGTCAGAGGTTCGCAGGACTGCGGCGTCTTCCGAGGTCCCGGCACACCGCTTGCTCGATGCTTGCAGCATTGCCGTGGTCTGGTACTTGAAGGGCGTAGGAGTCACCAAGGAAGACTTTGAGTGGTTCGCAAGGACAGGCAACAAAGTCGTTCTGGAGCAGGGGAGCAAGATACCCGCCGTCTCAACGTCGGCCTGGTACAGAGGTGTGGCAATGATCCCAGCTGAAATCGGTGATGTTTCCCGCACGCGAGCTCTCATGAACGAAGCGGCTGTTTCAGCTCAGAAGGCCATGGAAGACAGCGATGGTCCCTTCGCACGCAATTTGCACAAGACTTACCTTGAATCTTCCGTAAAGGAACACCTCTACGTCTCAAGGGATGAGGAAAAGGCACTCCAAGCTGCCAAGGACTTGGTGGCGTGGGATCCGCTTTGGTCGGTGAGCGCAGGCGAGTACGCAGATGTGTTGGCAGCTTTCGGTAGATTCGAGTTGGCTGCTGAAACATATGATCGGGCCACTTCGCTGGGTGCGCCTTACGTAACTCACCATTTGCGCAAAGCAGCGCAGCAGTACTCCAAAGCCGGTATGACGGACAAAGCTATAGCCCGATACCTGGTTCTTGCCAGCATGCTGCCGCAACCATCTGAGGTGTTGGCTGCCGTGGACGTCATGCTGGACGAAGACACCGATGCTGCCCTGGTGGCAGTGCGGCAGCAGCTGGCAGCAAGCTAG
- a CDS encoding helix-turn-helix domain-containing protein, with product MRTVREAGPLVRELREERAWSQAELARRASVSRTFVIDLESGKASVETSKFMDVFQALGFEIAIRESETGAVRW from the coding sequence TTGCGTACAGTCCGCGAGGCTGGACCCCTTGTACGTGAGCTGCGTGAAGAGCGAGCGTGGTCCCAAGCAGAGTTGGCCCGACGAGCCAGCGTCTCACGCACGTTTGTCATCGACCTCGAATCCGGTAAAGCGTCGGTGGAGACGTCGAAGTTCATGGACGTCTTCCAAGCCCTCGGTTTCGAGATCGCCATACGCGAGAGCGAAACGGGCGCGGTACGTTGGTGA
- a CDS encoding arginase family protein, which translates to MDVDVIQQSQMSSTGYPAHIGMDTGDLLWALDVVLRNNPIVGLDIVEFSAAREARESTVLADAMRAADLLMGAISRLTS; encoded by the coding sequence ATTGACGTCGATGTCATTCAACAGTCCCAAATGAGTTCAACGGGCTATCCCGCGCATATCGGAATGGACACGGGGGACCTCTTATGGGCTCTGGATGTGGTTCTGCGCAACAACCCCATCGTCGGACTGGACATTGTGGAGTTCAGCGCTGCCAGGGAAGCCCGGGAATCGACTGTCTTGGCGGATGCCATGCGCGCCGCGGACCTGCTGATGGGTGCAATTTCACGCTTGACGTCCTGA